One genomic segment of Fervidobacterium pennivorans includes these proteins:
- a CDS encoding DUF2194 domain-containing protein yields the protein MLRIFKKWFFAFIIIFLTLMEFSSIEAKVLLLYKGSEQGYGYNILVKYFAPVLKELIESYDVIDVEGVDFSNMDLQQYNLIITCYYSPQMREAKKYLEKLTHFLINGGKILIVNNLGASIDTSGSNHPGLAEINSVYNLLGISYTFSWKKVKPLSVNIDNEYSAAKSFKFENLRDVEQFKMISPYAKSLIKITTEDGNTYDMAILSNLGGLISYSYLFDDEGKVTLNLYLMISKLLFGENDTFSFLVVGQDNPDLRKALDYTLLSYDWKSAVVPVLSVYDAVILVNGVFPVSDSRLLEYITNGGTVVVISSGDVQKYIPDLIVDNNVFPMPKDYKLPFSKSISIKIPPNGAINLITSSSRDSLVWKIKVGLGQVIFYPLDLLKKEYRGLLIQVILSQLPISIQPIVNSWSMFIDDFPLPAYNRKLDIITREFGDITDNEFYYNVWWPSMKQLSKEFDIKYTTFLVTNYNASVTWPFSFQEYTNTPQQLLVLKELLNSNFELGIHGYNHIPLTADRWSTEQLDLVLSILKIFLRNTLGESYIPYSYVAPDNIIDLFGVEKLLKAFPSIKVIGTTYKGANTLSEFEILFDKVVVIPRTTYGYYPEDGLIANSVLALMSLGTYQYFLHPDDLFSKDRNPEDKTWKEMYESLRSFLSTMKQYYPFLRNHWASESGDVIYTFFKERPIIKKESDNISVLLPIGYHLPRYYYVRVSGPFTLYGGKIVYSYGNLIIVEQTENKMEIRK from the coding sequence ATGCTTAGGATCTTCAAAAAGTGGTTTTTTGCTTTCATCATTATCTTTCTGACTTTAATGGAGTTCTCAAGCATAGAGGCAAAGGTTTTGCTACTTTACAAAGGTTCTGAACAAGGCTATGGTTACAATATTTTAGTGAAATACTTCGCACCAGTTTTGAAGGAACTAATAGAAAGCTACGATGTTATCGATGTAGAAGGCGTTGATTTTTCTAATATGGACCTCCAGCAGTACAATTTGATAATAACATGTTATTACAGTCCTCAGATGAGGGAGGCAAAAAAATATCTTGAAAAACTCACACATTTTTTGATAAATGGTGGGAAAATTCTAATTGTAAACAACTTAGGTGCAAGTATCGATACATCAGGTTCAAACCATCCCGGACTTGCTGAAATTAACTCGGTCTACAACCTTTTAGGCATTTCTTACACTTTCAGTTGGAAAAAGGTAAAACCACTAAGCGTAAATATAGACAACGAATACTCAGCTGCTAAAAGTTTTAAATTCGAAAATTTACGCGACGTAGAGCAATTTAAAATGATAAGTCCATATGCAAAGAGTTTGATTAAAATAACGACAGAGGATGGTAACACTTACGACATGGCCATCCTGAGCAATCTTGGAGGGTTAATCAGCTACAGTTACCTTTTCGACGACGAAGGAAAAGTCACGCTCAATTTATACTTAATGATATCAAAACTTCTTTTCGGTGAGAATGATACTTTCAGTTTTTTAGTAGTCGGGCAGGATAACCCAGATTTAAGGAAAGCTTTGGATTATACTCTTTTAAGCTATGACTGGAAAAGTGCAGTGGTACCGGTTTTATCGGTTTACGATGCGGTAATTCTTGTCAACGGGGTTTTTCCTGTTTCAGACTCCAGATTATTGGAGTATATTACAAATGGTGGAACTGTGGTCGTAATTAGTAGTGGAGACGTTCAAAAATACATACCAGACTTGATAGTTGATAACAATGTTTTTCCAATGCCAAAAGATTACAAACTACCCTTTTCAAAATCTATTTCCATAAAAATACCACCGAATGGGGCTATAAATCTTATAACTTCCTCGTCACGAGACAGCCTTGTGTGGAAAATTAAAGTCGGATTAGGGCAAGTTATATTCTATCCACTCGACTTGCTTAAAAAAGAATATCGTGGACTACTAATACAAGTTATTTTGTCACAACTTCCAATATCGATTCAGCCAATAGTAAATAGTTGGTCAATGTTCATTGACGATTTTCCATTACCAGCCTACAACAGAAAGTTGGATATAATCACTAGGGAGTTTGGTGATATAACGGACAACGAATTTTACTACAACGTATGGTGGCCATCGATGAAGCAATTGTCTAAAGAGTTTGACATAAAATACACGACATTCTTGGTTACCAATTACAACGCGTCTGTCACATGGCCATTCAGCTTCCAAGAATACACAAACACGCCTCAGCAACTGCTTGTGCTAAAAGAACTATTAAATAGTAATTTTGAACTAGGTATACATGGTTACAATCATATTCCGTTGACGGCTGACCGATGGTCAACAGAACAATTGGATTTGGTTTTATCTATTTTGAAGATATTCTTGAGAAACACGCTTGGTGAAAGTTACATTCCTTATAGTTATGTAGCACCTGACAACATAATAGACTTGTTTGGGGTTGAAAAGTTGTTAAAAGCATTCCCAAGTATAAAAGTCATAGGAACGACCTACAAAGGAGCAAATACGCTTTCTGAGTTTGAGATATTATTTGACAAGGTAGTTGTAATACCAAGAACTACTTATGGATATTATCCGGAAGACGGACTGATTGCCAATTCTGTATTAGCACTTATGTCACTTGGAACTTATCAGTATTTCTTACACCCAGATGACCTATTCTCAAAAGATAGGAATCCTGAGGACAAAACGTGGAAAGAGATGTACGAGAGTCTGAGAAGCTTCCTTTCTACCATGAAGCAGTATTATCCTTTTCTTAGAAATCACTGGGCATCTGAAAGTGGGGATGTGATATACACTTTCTTTAAAGAACGCCCGATTATAAAAAAAGAATCAGACAACATCTCTGTTTTGCTACCTATTGGATATCATCTTCCAAGATACTATTATGTGCGAGTTTCAGGACCTTTTACACTTTACGGTGGAAAAATTGTGTATTCTTATGGAAACTTGATAATTGTTGAACAAACAGAAAATAAGATGGAAATACGAAAATAG
- the pelF gene encoding GT4 family glycosyltransferase PelF: MRVCILVEGTYPYITGGVSSWIQMLIENMPDIEFDVVHLAPWRWTRLFGYKPPKNLKYIYEYLLFSSDYSKTNIAFDERELVRYVRQLIELKEERAKYFANILRATAGKHIDYLLLSRTFWDFLNDIYVRYFQEEGFPGFYWTVIGFIIPILGAIQALPPKADIYHSTTTGYAVLSALTGKYYHGGKLIVTEHGIYHREREIEITKSKSVPEVYKKPWIEIFKLISETAYAECDALTTLFEKNQIFQFELGADFRKMHVIPNGIDIEKFSTIKKVEHDTFNVAMVGRVVPIKDVVTGIKAFDALVKEVPNSRLYVIGPTDEDEEYYQRCVNLVELLGLSGKVIFTGKANVIDYYGMMDVLLMSSISEGQPLVQLEAMAAGLPVVVTNVGNCPEIALDPDGQSGFVVEPKDYVTMAEKLIILAKDKGLRETLAQNGRRVVSQKYTLERMINSYRQLYEEVLRNA, translated from the coding sequence ATGCGTGTATGTATCTTAGTTGAAGGCACCTATCCGTACATAACCGGAGGAGTTTCCTCTTGGATACAGATGCTAATTGAAAATATGCCGGACATTGAATTTGACGTTGTCCACTTGGCTCCATGGAGGTGGACACGTCTTTTTGGTTATAAACCACCAAAGAATCTGAAATATATATACGAATACCTTCTCTTTTCAAGCGACTACTCGAAAACAAATATCGCTTTTGATGAAAGAGAATTGGTAAGATATGTCAGACAACTGATAGAACTAAAAGAGGAAAGAGCAAAGTATTTTGCGAACATTCTAAGGGCAACCGCAGGCAAGCACATTGATTACTTGTTACTTAGCCGAACTTTTTGGGACTTTTTGAACGACATATACGTCAGGTACTTTCAAGAAGAAGGTTTTCCTGGCTTTTACTGGACTGTCATTGGTTTCATAATTCCCATTCTTGGTGCAATCCAAGCCTTACCTCCAAAAGCGGATATTTACCATTCTACTACAACAGGTTACGCTGTGCTAAGCGCTCTCACTGGAAAGTATTATCACGGTGGGAAATTGATAGTCACGGAACACGGTATATATCATAGAGAAAGGGAGATAGAAATTACGAAATCAAAGAGTGTACCAGAAGTGTATAAAAAACCCTGGATAGAGATTTTTAAACTTATCAGTGAGACCGCTTACGCAGAGTGTGATGCCTTGACCACTCTTTTCGAGAAAAACCAAATCTTTCAATTTGAATTAGGCGCCGATTTTAGAAAGATGCATGTCATACCAAACGGTATAGACATAGAAAAATTCTCAACTATAAAGAAAGTTGAACATGATACATTTAATGTAGCAATGGTTGGAAGGGTGGTTCCAATAAAGGATGTGGTAACTGGTATAAAAGCGTTTGATGCCTTAGTCAAGGAAGTTCCAAATTCACGACTATACGTTATAGGGCCAACAGATGAAGATGAAGAGTATTATCAAAGGTGCGTAAATCTTGTAGAACTATTAGGTTTAAGCGGAAAAGTTATCTTCACGGGAAAAGCCAATGTAATCGACTACTATGGAATGATGGACGTATTACTGATGAGCAGTATATCGGAAGGTCAACCGTTGGTCCAGCTTGAGGCTATGGCTGCGGGCTTACCAGTCGTTGTTACAAATGTCGGTAACTGCCCTGAGATTGCCCTTGATCCAGATGGGCAATCAGGTTTTGTGGTGGAACCGAAAGATTATGTTACTATGGCGGAAAAGTTAATTATTTTAGCTAAAGACAAAGGTCTTCGTGAAACTTTGGCTCAAAATGGCAGACGCGTGGTAAGTCAAAAGTACACGTTAGAGCGTATGATAAATTCTTACCGTCAACTTTACGAGGAGGTTTTAAGAAATGCTTAG
- a CDS encoding RMD1 family protein produces MQYRFIALDLGDDIDIKRLMQEKSSHIEYIRWEEPFKFKYAQGTVYVYSFGAVVGLNVPSNQFNSLVSELDEYVIGNVKHTATEILEVINKDSKDKEIEIFEDRVYLPRIDEGVLSTVAFVLAQSVSLHRIEQKTGLLIDEIEKFLSEKGKVAKGRKALGLAMKILKTRHEILSDVMILDKPDIAWENELYDQLYQKLARYYELSRRYKNVTTKLDHAFEVASVLLEIHSESKANFLEWMIILLFVLEIVISLIEKLF; encoded by the coding sequence GTGCAGTACAGGTTTATAGCCTTAGACTTAGGTGATGACATTGACATTAAGAGATTGATGCAGGAAAAATCATCACATATTGAATACATAAGATGGGAAGAACCTTTTAAATTCAAATATGCACAAGGCACTGTTTATGTTTACTCATTCGGAGCTGTAGTTGGATTAAATGTACCAAGCAATCAGTTTAATAGCCTTGTCTCTGAACTCGATGAATATGTTATTGGTAACGTGAAGCACACAGCAACGGAAATACTCGAGGTGATAAACAAAGATAGCAAAGACAAGGAAATCGAGATTTTTGAAGATAGAGTCTACTTACCAAGAATAGACGAGGGCGTGCTATCAACAGTTGCTTTCGTTTTGGCTCAAAGTGTCTCTTTACACAGGATAGAGCAGAAAACAGGACTTTTAATAGATGAGATAGAGAAATTCCTCTCAGAAAAGGGCAAAGTGGCGAAAGGCAGAAAGGCTTTAGGACTTGCAATGAAAATATTAAAAACAAGGCACGAGATACTCTCAGATGTCATGATACTTGACAAACCTGACATTGCCTGGGAAAACGAATTGTACGACCAGCTGTATCAGAAACTTGCCAGGTATTACGAACTTTCAAGAAGATACAAGAACGTGACAACGAAATTGGATCATGCCTTCGAGGTTGCAAGTGTTCTTTTGGAAATTCATAGTGAAAGCAAAGCAAATTTCTTGGAATGGATGATTATACTGCTGTTTGTTTTAGAAATCGTTATAAGTCTTATCGAGAAGCTTTTTTAG